The DNA sequence CCTCGGGCTTGCTGCAGGGCACTGGATCCCGGCCGGTCAGTGGCGCCAGCCGCTCCACGGCCGGCCACTGGGCGGGGGCCGGCAGGTTGATGACCAGGTCGGGGCGGCTGCCGAGGTTGTACGCGGTCTGCCCCTCACGGCCCAGTCCGATCACAACCGTCTTCCCGAGGGCCCAGGCGGATGATATCGGGGCAAGGTTGAACGAGCCGTCCTGATTCTCTGTCGACAGGAGCACCACCGGCGTCCCGAAGTACAGGATGCTCGGCTCGATCTCCAGGTGGGAGGCGACTGTCTGTGCGGGCAGGGTGCTGGGGAGTGCCGTGTTCATGGCCAGAAGGCTAAGGTCCGGTCGTTTCGGCCGGGGCCGAAGTGTCATAGGGGACAATGGACCGCATGGACACGCAGCGTGCACATGTAGCCGGTACGGGCCTGGCTACCGTGGCAAAGCTTCTGGCCGATGGCACGCGGGCAGGTTTCTGTCTGGCCCTGCTCGACGGCCGGGCTTGGACAGCGACGGAACTGGCGCGTCACATGGGGGTGGCGCCCTCGACCGCGACTGAGCACCTGCACGCGCTCGTCCGCGGAAACCTGCTGGCTGAGGAACGGCAGGGCCGCCACCGCTACGTGCGTCTGGCCGGTCCGCACGTAGCCGAGCTGATCGAGAGCCTCGCCTCCATGGCACCCGAGCGCACCCCGGCACCCCGCTCCCTGTCGGCGTCTGGCCGCCGTCAGGCCCTCACCCACGCCCGTACCTGCTACGACCACCTCGCCGGGACCGTCGGAGTCGCCATCACCGATGCGATGCTCGACCGAAGGCTGCTGGACCTGGAGCGCGGACTCGGGCTCACCAGCGCCGGAGCGACCTGGCTCGAAGATCTCGGCATCACCGTCCCGACCGGCACGCGCCGACCATCGGTACGGTCGTGCCTGGACTGGACCGAACGCCGCCCCCACCTGGCCGGCGCCGTCGGCGCCGCCCTGTGCCGTCACGCGTTCGACACGGGCTGGATCACTTCCATAGGAACCACGCGCGCCGTCGCAGTCACCCTCCTCGGCCGACAGGCACTCCGCCGTCATCTCGGCCTGTCCGATGGACTCCTTTCGCAGAAAGGTAGTCCTGAGATACCTCGGACCCTCGCCCGACCACATCCGTTCTGCCCTTGATCTTCGTTCTCACAACCTCTCGCAAAACAGCATTCGCACCATGCCCCTCGCGATAGGTTCTGCGACATGTTCCAGCTCGCCGAACCGGCCTCCGCCGTCGAGCAGTTCGACTACCCCACCTGTTCCGCTTCTGCGGGAAGCGCCTGCAGCACCCGCGGCGGCAAGGTCGCCCCGAAGTACCCCACCCCGCGCTTCATGTTCGCCCTCGGCTCCGCGCCGAGCTGAAGGTGAAGACTCTCGCCGAGCTCGGCCGGATCTCGAGGAGAGCCGGCTCGCCAGCCCCGTACTTCGCAGGTCACTGATTCAGACCTGCGGTGCCCGCCGCTGCGCGGCCGAGCGTTCCTTGCATCAGCAAGGTGTCGATGCAGCGGTCTTGCTCGTGGCCGACGCCGGACAGCCGGCCCACGCCGGTGAAGCCATAACGGCGTTGCAGCGCGACCAAGGCGCCGTTGTCGGCGATCACGGCGATCATCATGCGTGTGAGTTTCCGGACGGGCCGTCAGTCCAGGCGACCTGGTTCTCCGTTCGAGGACTGCAGACGGGCGAACGGCACCCCGGCTTCGCCGCGATCCTCAGCTGGGCCCAACTCCGACCAAGAAAACAGCCCCAAAGGTCGTTGCAGAAGGGCAAGCGCGGGCAGGTCGAAGTGGTGTTTGACCTGGTGGTTGAGCATGCCATAGCGAGGTTATGCATGGTGGATACGGCGTGGTGGATGCCGTCTCCTGTGCGATCCTCGGCAACAACGGAGCGGTCCGCTCCCACAGGGGCTAACGGCCAAGGTGGCATGCTCTTCAGCCCGCACTGCCGTTGGGGGAGAGTTTCCCACCGCCCCGGCCATACGTCCCGAAAGGCCGCAGCACTCCACGATGACGAGTCCGACCGAGCCTTCGCGTAGGAAACCGCGAACCTCCAGGTTGACCGAAACGGTGAAATCAGGCGGCTCTCCGGAGGCCACGGTGGTTATGCACCCAGCTTCAGATACTGCTCCATGCGTCACACGCCTTCGGCCCGATCCAGGCCGGCGATCTCAGGCTCCGCCGTTTGAGCCTGGGGCTTTCAGGACGCCTTCGCGGTGGCATCGGCCACGCCACGTTGGCATCATCACGTCGGAGTACCCAAAAGCCGTCCCTCAAGATCAAAAAGCGCCGCACCCATAAGCTGACGAGCAGTCACAATGCGCAGCAACCAGGCGGCATCAGTACCGCCACAAGGCGCGGCAAGCCGCCGCTGACCGCCAAGATCCACAACTGGATACACCCTTACTGACCTGGAAAAACGCAGGTCGCGAAGCCCTCTACTACGCTCACCAGGAGATCGGCATGAAGATGCTCATCAACGTTCCCGAGACCGTGGTCGCCGATGCTCTGCGGGGCATCGCGGCCGCGCATCCCGAGCTGACCGTCGATGTGGAGAACCGGGTCGTCGTACGGCGGGACGCGCCCGTGGCGGGGAAGGTGGGCCTCGTCTCCGGGGGCGGTTCGGGGCACGAGCCGCTGCACGCCGGGTTCGTCGGTCCCGGGATGCTGTCGGCCGCCTGTCCCGGAGAGGTGTTCACCTCCCCCGTGCCGGACCAGATGCTGCGGGCTGCGGCAGCCGTCGACAGCGGGGCGGGCGTGCTGTTCGTCGTCAAGAACTACACCGGTGACGTGCTCAACTTCGAGATGGCCGCCGAGCTCGCCGACGACGAGGGGATCCAGGTCGCCCAGGTGGTGGTGGACGACGACGTGGCCGTGAGCGACAGTACGTTCACCGCCGGGCGGCGCGGTACGGGAGCGACGCTGTTCGTCGAGAAGATCGCCGGAGCCCTGGCGGACGAGGGCGCTCCGCTGGAGCGGGTGGCCGCCGTCGCGCGGCAGGTGAACGGGGCCTCGCGCAGCTTCGGGGTGGCGCTCGGCGCCGTCACCACTCCGGCCAAGGGCAGCCCCACCTTCGATCTGCCGGCCGGGGAACTGGAGTTGGGTATCGGCATCCACGGGGAGCCGGGGCGTGAGCGGCGGCCGATGATGACGTCCGGGGAGATCGCCGACTTCGCCGTGAACGCGGTGCTGGAGGACCTGCGCCCCACCGGCCCGGTACTCGCGCTGGTGAACGGCATGGGGGCGACACCGCTGCTGGAGCTGTACGGATTCCATGCCGAGGTCCATCGGGTCCTGTCCGAGCGGGGTGTCCCGGTGGCCCGTACGCTCGTGGGGAACTATGTGACGTCGCTCGACATGGCAGGCTGTTCGGTGACGCTGTGCCAGGTCGACGAGGAGCTGCTGCGCCTGTGGGACGCGCCCGTGCGGACGGCCGCGCTCCGCTGGGGCTGTTGAGCCCCGACCGGGTTCCGTGACCGTGCGGGGCCCGGGGGGGGCGACCGTACAGCCCGTGCCGCCGGGACGATCGGTCCGGGTGGGACCGAGGAACAGGAGATCATGTGCTCGACACCGACTTCTTCCGCCGCTGGATGGCCGCTGTCGCGGCGTCCGTGGAGCGCGAGGCGAACCATCTGACCGAGCTGGACTCGGCGATCGGGGACGCCGATCACGGCAGCAACCTCCAGCGGGGCTTCACGGCGGTGACAGCGGCGCTGGAGAAGGAGGCCCCCGCCACCCCCGGTGCCGTGCTCACCCTGGCCGGGCGGCAGCTCATCTCCACCGTCGGCGGGGCGTCCGGACCGCTGTACGGGACCCTGCTGCGCCGTACGGGCAAGGCTCTCGGGGACGAGGGCGAGGTGACGCAGGACCAGCTCGCCCAGGCGTTCGCGGCCGGGGTCGCCGCGGTGGGGCAGCTGGGCGGCGCCCAGGCCGGGGACAAGACGATGCTCGACGCGCTGCTGCCCGCGGCGGAGGCGCTCGCCACCTCGTTCGACGGTGCCGCGGAGGCGGCTCGTGCGGGCGCCGGGGCGACGGTGCCGCTGCAGGCGCGCAAGGGCCGGGCCAGCTATCTCGGCGAGCGCAGCATCGGGCATCAGGACCCGGGCGCGACCTCGGCGGCGCTGCTCGTCGAGGCCCTGGCGGCGACGGCGGCGGACGGAGCGGGCGCGTGAGCGGCGAACGGCAGGTGGGCATCGTGCTGGTCTCCCACAGCGGTGCGGTCGCCGCTTCGGTCGCCGAGCTGGCCCGGGGCCTGGCAGCCGGGGGTGTGACCGCGCCGGTGGCCCCGGCCGGCGGGCTGCCGGGCGGCGGGCTCGGGACGAGCGCGGAACTGATCGGCCGGGCCGCCGCCTCGGTGGACCGGGGTGCGGGTGTCGCGGTCCTGGTGGACCTGGGGAGCGCGGTCCTCACGGTGAAGGCCATGCTCGCCGAGGGCGATGAGCTGCCCGAGGGCACGCGGCTGGTGGACGCGCCGTTCGTGGAGGGCGCGGTGGCCGCCGTGGTGACCGCCTCGGCGGGCGGCGACCTCGCGGCGGTGGAGGCCGCGGCCTCGGAGGCGTACGGCTACCGCAAGGCGTAGCGCCTCCTTCCGGATCATGCCGGGGCCCGCGTGGCGCCCCGCACCGCGCCGCAGCAGACTGACGACATGTCGACAGGCAGGCGCAGTGCGGGGCTTCTTCTCTTCCGGGTCGTGGAGGGCGTGGGCGAGCGGGATGTCGAGGTGCTGATCGGGCACATGGGCGGTCCGTTCTGGGCGGGACGGGAGACGGCCGCCTGGTCGGTGCCGAAGGGCGAGTACGGACCGGAGGAGGACGCGGAGACGGCCGCCCGGCGGGAGTTCGTGGAGGAGCTGGGCGTGCCGGTCCCGCCGGGTGAGTGGATCGCGCTGGGCGAGTCACGGCAGCGCAGCGGCAAGACGGTGACCGTCTGGGCGCTGGAGGCGGAGCTGGACGTGACGTCCGTCGTGCCCGGGACCTTCTCGATGGAGTGGCCGCGCGGGTCCGGCGTGCAGCGGGAGTTCCCGGAGATGGACCGGTTCGCCTGGTGCACGCCGGAGCTGGCCGCCGAGCGGCTGATCGTCGGCCAGCGGGTGTTCGTCGGCCGGCTGCGCGCTCAGGTGCTCGGGACGGCCGCCTCCCCCGACGCGTAGGCCGGGCGGCCTGCCCGCAGTTCCAGTACGTCGCCGGTGAAACGGGCCCGGAAGCTGCGGTCGTGCGAGACGACGACGACCGCGCCCCGGTACTGGTCGAGGGCCTGTTCCAGCTCCTCCACCAGGCTCAGCGCGATGTGGTTCGTCGGCTCGTCGAGTACCAGCAGATCGGCCGGTCGGGTCACCAGACGGGCCAGGGCCAGCCTCCGTTGCTGACCGACGGAGAGGGACGCCACGGGCACGTCGAGGTCCTCGGGGCGGAACAGGCCGAGGGCCAGGAGTTCGTCGGCGTACTCGTCGGGGAAGCCGGGGCGGCCCGCCGCGAAGGTGGCGAGCAGGGTGCGCCGGGTCGGGCGCGCGGGCAGTTCCTGCGGGAGGTAGCCGATGCGGGCGCGGCGGGTGACCGTGCCCGCGTCGGGGGTGAGGTCTCCCGCGAGGACCCGCAGCAGGGTGGTCTTCCCGGCCCCGTTCTCGCCGGTCACCAGAAGGCGGGCTCCCGACTCCACGCGCAGGGAGGGGAGGCGGAGGCGGTCCCCGACGGAGACGTCGTCCAGCTCCACGAGGGACCTCGCGCCGCCCGCCGCGCCGGTCACGGGCATGGTCCCGTCGCGGTCCGCCACGCCGGCCCCGGCAGCGGTTCCGTCGCGGCCCGCCGTACCGGTCCCGGCAGCGGTTTCGTCAGGGCCCGCCGTACCGGTCCCGTCGGTGACGGTCGGGCGGCCGGTGAAGGCGAGCGGGCGGGGCGGGGGCGGCACGGGTGACCTGCGCAGGGCGTCCAGCCGGGTCCGGGCGGCTCTGACCTGGCCGGACAGTTTGGCCTCGTGCGAGCGGCGGTGTTTGCCGAAGCCCTGTTTCGGGTCTCTCCCGGTGGCCGCGAGCCGCGCCCCGGCCGCTTCGACGAGTTCCTCGGTGCGGGCCAGGTCCGTCAGGTACTCCTCGTGCTCCTGGGCCCAGCGGCGGCGGGCGGCGGCCTTGGCGGTGCGGTAGCCGTCCCAGCCGTCCCCGTACCGGGTGACCGTGCGCAGGTCCCGGTCGACCTCCAGGATCACCGAGGTGACGCGCTCCAGGAACGCCCGGTCGTGGGTGATCGCCACGACGGTGCCCCGATGGGCGCGCAGGTGGTCCTCCAGCCAGCCGACGGCGCGTGCGTCGAGGTGGTTGGTCGGCTCGTCGAGCAGCAGCAGTTCGGGGGCGGCCGCCAGGACGCAGGCGAGGGCGAGGCGGGACTGCTCGCCGCCGGAGAGCGTGGCGAGCGCGCGGTCGCGGGTGAGGTGGGCGAGACCGAGGCCGTGCAGAGCCGCTTCGGTGCGGGCGTCCGCCCGGTAGCCGTCGCGGTCCTCGTAGGCGGTGAGGAGGTCTCCGTACGCGGCGAGCTCCGCGTCGGTGGGCCCCGCGTCGCCGGGCTCGCGGTCCGAGAGGCCGGCCTCCGCCTCACGGATACGGTGTTCGAGGTCGCGCAGTTCGGCGAGGGCCGCGTCGACGGCGTCCTGCACGGTGTCGGCCGGACCGAGGTCGAGGGTCTGGGCGAGATAGCCGGTGCCGCCGGGGAAGCGGACGGTGATCTCCCCGGTGTCCGGGTGCTCCACTCCGGCCAGCAGCCGGAGCAGGGTGGACTTTCCGGAGCCGTTCTCGCCGATGACGGCGGTCTTCTCACCGGGCCGGACGGTGAGGGTCACCTGGTCGAGTACGGATCGGTCCCCGTACGCCTTGGAGACGTCCTTCATGGCAAGTTGAGCGCGGTCGCGCTGGGGGTGCATGGGTGCCTTTTCCCTGGGTGACGGCCCGCGAAGGCGCGCGCGGAGGCGCGGCGGCGGGGCGTGGATGCCGGACGGCGGAGGGGACGGCGGCGGGCGCGCGGGGTGACGTCGACGTCACCGGGGCGTCTCAGAGGGACGCGCGGTGTGGCGCGCTGCGGCCGTCCGGGCCGGGAATCAGCGGAAGAAGTAGTAGCGGTACGAACCCATGCCGGCCATTCTAACGGCGGCCGGCCCCCGGCGTCGGGAGTTTTTCGCCCTCCTCCCCGGCGGCGGGGAGGAGGAGCCGGAGGTCGCCGCCGGGTGCGGGAGGGGTTCAGCCGCGAGAACGGGAAGGTTCAGCGCGGGTGCGGGAGGGGTCCAGCCGCGGGTGCGGGAGGGGTTCAGCCGCCCGGGAGGATGACGGCCCGGCCGTTGATCCTGCCGTCGTGGAGGCGCTCGTAGGCGAGCGGTGCCTCGTCGAGGGAGTACGTCTCCACGTGCACGTCGACCGCCCCGGCGTGGGCCAGGTCGAGGACCTCGGCGAGTTCCTTGCGCGAGCCCCAGTAGGGCGCGCTGACGTTGGTGCCGTACGGGAGGGCCCCGAAGCCGACCGGGAGCGCGCCGCCGCCGATGCCGACGATGGTGACGTCGCCGTCGACGCGGGCGGCGGCTCCGGCGGTCGCCACGGTGGGCGGTGCTCCGACGAAGTCGAGGACCACGTGCGCGCCGAGTCCGCCGGTCAGTTCCATGACGCGGGCGGCCGCCTTCTCGTCGGAGAGGACGGTTTCGTGTGCGCCGACGGTCCTGGCCAGGGCGAGCTTGTCCTCGGTGACGTCCAGGGCGATCACCCGGGCGGCCGTCATGGCGCGCAGCAGCTGGATCGCGACGTGGCCGAGGCCGCCGGTGCCGATGACGACGGCGGTGGAACCGGGCACCAGCTTCGCCCGCGAGCGGACGATCGCGTGGTACGGGGTGAGTCCGGCGTCCGTGAGGGGCACCGTCTTCACCGGGTCGAGGTCGCCGATCGGGATCAGATGACGGGGGTCGTCGACGATCATGTACTCGGCCATCGCGCCGGGTGCGCCGAGTCCGGGCGGCATGATGCCGAGCTCCTTGGCGCGCAGGCAGTAGTTCTCCTTGCCTTCGGCGCAGTTCACACAGGTGCCGCAGCCCCAGGGCCCGTACACCGCGACGGAGTCGCCGGGGGCGAAGCCGTCGACGCCGTCGCCGAGGGCGGCGACCGTGCCGACACCCTCGTGTCCCAGGGTGAGGGGCAGCGGGAAGGGGATCTGGTCGGCGGGCCAGCTCATCACGGCGATGTCGGAGTGGCAGACACCGGCGGCGGTGACCTTCAGCAGGACCTGGCCGGGGCCGGGCTCGGGGTCCGGAACGGTGACCACCTCGGGGGCGGCGCCGACGGCTCGGTACTGAACGGCTTTCATGAGGTCTCCTCGCTTCTCTCTTGACTCTCTTTGTCGCCCCCGTGTCCCCCGCGCGCCACTCGGGCTCCGTCACGGGGCGGAGTAGCCGCCGTCCACCAGGTGATAGCTGCCGTGGATGAAGGAAGCCTTGTCCGAGAGCAGGAAGGCGGCGAGTTCGGCGACTTCCTCGGCGGTGCCGAGCCGTCCGGCCGGGTGCCGGGAGATCAGGTGCTCGCGGGCCTCCGGGTCGGTGTCCCGCAGGAGCGGGGTGTCGATGAAGCCGGGGCCGACCGCGTTGATCCGGACGTTCTGCCCGGCGTATTCGAGCGCGGCGGTCTTGGTGAGGCCGACGACGCCGTGCTTGGCCGCGACGTAGGCGGGCGACCCGGCGAAGCCGTTGGTGCCGAGGATGGAGGACATGTTGACGATCGCGCCGCCGCCCGCCGCGACGATGGCGGGCAGTTCGTAGCGCATCGAGTGGAAGACGCCGCTGAGGTTGGTGGCGACGACGCGGTTCCAGTCCTCGACCGGGTACTCGCCGGTGGGACTGCTGGGGCCCGCGATGCCGGCGTTGTTGACGGCCAGGTGGAGGGCGCCGAAGGTGTCCACCGCGAACCGCACCCCCGCTTCGACGGAGGCCGGGTCGGTGACGTCCATCGCGACGGCGGCGGCCCTGGCTCCGGTGCTCTCAAGCTCGGCCGCGGTCTTGCGCGCGCTCTCCTCGTCGTAGTCGGCGACGACGACAGCCGCGCCGCCGGCGGCGAGCCGCCGGGCCAGGGCGAGGCCGATGCCGGAGGCGCCGCCGGTGACGAGGGCGGTGCGGCCCGCGAACTCGGCCCGGGCTTCGGCCTTCGCCTCGGCCGCGGGGGTGGAGCTGTGCTCGGTGCTCGTCTCGGTGCTCATGAGGTTGCCTCGGTTCTTTCTGCTTCTTCTGTGGTGCTGGTGGTGCTGGTGTGCTGCTCCGGAGCGCCGCTGTGCCGGCCCGGAGCGAGGCGCGGCTCGCCGAGCAGGTCGGCGGCGAGCGCGTCGAACGCCTCGGCGACCAGTCCGGGCAGGGCGTCCGGCTGCCCTCCGCGCACCCAGGCGGCCTGGGCGGCGAGCAGCGCTCCCGCTCCCGCGGCGACGGTCACGGCGGGCCGGATGTCCCGCCGCGGGTCGACGCCGAGCCGGTCCGCGACGATGGCGACCGAGTCCTCCTGTGCGTCCACCCGGATGTGATGGAAGACGGCGTAGAGAGTCGGCTCCTCCTCGGCGACGACCAGCAGGTCGAAGATCCGGGGGCGGCGGTGCCAGGGCTCCGCCCCGGGATCGGCGAGCCAGTCGAGAACGGCCCGCCGGTAGGCGAGGAGCGGAGGTTCCGGGGCCGGGCGGGCGCGCAGGGCCGCGTTGATGCGGTCGCCGTCGCCCCGCAGGGAGTCGAGGGCGGCGGCCTCCTTGCTCGGGAAGTACCGGCTGAACGTGCGGCGGTCGACGTCCGCGGCTTCCGCGATCTCCTCGACCGTCACGTTCCGCAGTCCCCGGTCGAGCACCAGCTCGAACGCGGCCTGGGCCAGGGTGTCGCGGGTGCGGCGCGCCTTGCGGCTGCGCCGTTCCGGGATCTTCCGTTCCGGAGTCATACGTGCACCGTACACCTGAAAATGTCCCTACGCGACATTCGTCTCGTAGGGACATCAGGGGGCTGCCCGGAGGGCCCGGCCGTGGGGGTGGCTCTGGGCCCGGCCCTGGGGTGGGCCCAGAGCCGGGCCGACGCGGACGCGGCGCTCAGACCGCGGCGGTCCGCCGCTCGCCCTCGCCCGCGTCGGTGGCATCGCGGGGAACGGCGACACCGGGAACCGGGTCTTGGAGAGCGGTGACACCAGGAACCGCGTCGCTGGAAACGGCGGGCCGCCCGCTGCCGGCGGGGGCGCGCCGCAAGGCGAGCGCGGCGATGTCGTCGCGCCGGACGCCTCCGGAGAAGTCCTCCAGATCGGCGTGGAGCGCGTCGAGCAGTTCGCGCGGTCCGTGCCGGGCCCAGGCCCCGATCCGCTCGTCCAGCGGGTAGAAGGCGCCGGCGGCGTCGCGGGCCTCGGTCACCCCGTCGGTGACGGCGAGGAGCGTCGCGCCCGGCGGGAAGTCGAAGGATTCGGTCGTCCGGGTCTCCTGGCTGAGGCCGGCGAGGCCGAGGGGCACGTACGTCCGGTGGAGCGTGACGGCCGAGGCCCGGCCGTCGTGCAGCAGAAGCGGCGGCAGGTGTCCGCAGTTCACGGCCGCCACCCGGCCCCCCTCGTCGAACCCGAGCACGAGCGCGGTCACGAAGCGTTCGGCCTCACCGGTCTGGGCGGAGAACACGTTGTGCCGGACGACGGCGTCCTCCAGCGCGTCCACGACTCCCGTCAGCGTGGGTTCACGGATGGCCGCCTCACGGAACGCGGCGATGGCCGCGAATCCGGCGCCGATGGCCGCGAGCCCCTTGCCCTGGACGTCCCCGATGATCACCCGGGTTCCGTAGGGCGACTCGACGACCTCGTAGATGTCTCCGCCGACGAAGCGGTCCTCCTCCATCGGCTCGTAGAGCCCGTCCGCGAAGATGTCACCGGTCGCGAGCGGCAGCGGCCGCAGGATCTGGCGCTGCAGGGCGACGGCGGCGGACCGCAGCCGCGCCATCTCGGTGCCGTGCCGGATGCGCGCCGCGCAGGCGGCGACCCCGAGAGCACAGGCCAGTACGGCGAATCCGATGCCGAAGACGAAGTCCCAGAAGGTGCCGTCCGCGCCGACCCGGAACCCGACGACGACCGTGGTGATCCACACCGCGACCCAGATCGTCTGGCGGAGGCTGCAGTAGACCGAGGCCAGCGCGGGGACGACCACGAGCAGCGGCACGACCCGCAGGTCGTCGCCGGTCGTGTCGTCGAGGAGCACGACCAGCACGGTCAGCAGCGCAAGGCCGCCGGCCAGCGCCCAGTTGCCGATCCGGCTCTGGGACACCGCCGCGACGCCCGCGTCCGCACCGGGCACACCACCGCCTCGGTGCCGTACCCCGTTCCGCTTCTGCGCCATGTCCAGCAACCTCATGGGCACGGCCTGTCCTCCCGCTGATCTTCCGGTGCCGCCCGCGGTTGCGGCCGGTCCTTCCAGTTGACCGGGTGGCGGGCGTCCGCGCAGGAGGGCTTAGGGCCCCGAGCGGCTGCCGAAGGTCCCGCACGGGACTTCCGGCCCGGACTCCGGTCCCGTACGCGGAGTGCCTCACGTCCCGGTCCCGCCGGCCGACGGGACCGTGGCGGGGACGAGGGCGGTGAGGAATTCCGTACGGCGGCGAAGCCGGAAGCCGAGGGACTCGTAGAGCCGGACGGCCCCGGTGTTGGCGGCGGCGGCATGCAGGAACGGAGTCTCACCGCGCTCCCGGATCCCGTGCGCGACCGCCAGGAGCAGGCGGCTCGCCAGCCCCTGCCCCCGAACGGACTCGTCCGTGCAGACGCCGCTGATCTCGGTCCAGCCGGGCGGGTGCAGCCGCTCCCCCGCCATCGCGACCAGGGCGCCGCCCCGGCGGATTCCCAGATACGTGCCCAGCTCGACCGTGCGCGGCAGGAAGGGGCCGGGGCGGGTGCGTGCCACCAGGTCCAGCATCTCCGGCACGTCCCGGGGGCCCAGCGGGACCGCCTCCGGATCGGGCGCGGCGTCCACCGACGCGTCGACCAGCTGGACGCCCTCGGCCCGGAAGACGATCTCCCAGTCCCGTGGCGGCGGCTCCTGGAACGCGGCCAGGGCGACGGAACCGCCCGGCCCGGCGAGCGCCGCGACATCGGCCCAGTCCGGGGCGTCCGGGGCGTCGGGGAGCGCGAGCCAGGGAGTGACCTCGGCGGGATAGCGCAGGATCCGCCCCCGGCTCTCGGCGAAGTGCGCGTGCGGGCCGGTGAGCGAGGACCGGATGGGGTTGTCCAACGGGTGGAGCGGGGAAGGCGCATCGATCCGGGTACGGCTCATGGCGTGGTTCTGGGGCATGGTCTTCCTCGTTCTCGTTCCGTCCCGCGCGGTTCTCGGCAGCGGGTCATCGGGGTCGGGAGCGGCGCACCCGCCAGGCAGGAAAAGCCGGTGGATACGACAGGTATTCCGCCGGGCCCATCTGTTCATGGCGCCGCGATCACCGGGGCGCGGGCCGTCCGGCCCGGCACCGCCGGGGCCGTCGGCCCTACGGCACCCCGACGCCCCGATGCCCTGACGGGCGCCCGCACCGGCGAGCGGCGAAATCGACTCATCCGTAGGCCAATAAGAGCCGGTCCGCCCCCAACGGCCCCCTGGCTGTGGCACTCTGGTGGCGACCGCCCCACCGGGCTCCCCCGTACCGGTGGGGCGGTTGTTTGCGCATTCATTGCCGGCGCCCTTCCCGCGCCTCCTTCGCGCGCACCTTTCCCGCGCCTCCTTCGCGCGCCTCCTCACCCGCCTCCTTCGCGCGCCCCCTCGGCTCCCCCTCGGCTCCCCCTCGGGTCCCCCTCGACTCCCCCTCGGTCGGCGCCGCCCGGGTGACGGTGATTCAGCACCGAACCCGGCCCATTTCGGGTCAACTCGTACCGCACGACCGGACCAACTCCTTCCGCCACGCATGAGACCCGCACCCCTGGGAAGGCGAACAGACCTCAGGGCCTACGAACCAGGGAGCGTGAAGCGACATGACCGCGCAGACCGCGCAGACCGCGCAGACGGCGGGTACGGAGCAGGCGGGCGCCACCGAGGAACTTCCGTGGATCGAGGATGCCGGAAAGATCGCTCCGCTCGACGCGCGCCGGCTCTCACGCCCTTTCTTCGACCGCCTTCAGGTCCTGGAGGAGGGCACGCACGAGTACCAGTACGCGCGCAACACCCTCATCGAGATGAACCTGTCCCTCGTCCGCTTCGCCGCCAACCGCTTCCGCAACCGGGGCAGTGGCGACATGGAGGACATCATCCAGGTCGGCACCATCGGGCTGATCAAGGCGATCGACCGTTTCGACCTCTCGCGGGAGGTCGAGTTCACCTCCTTCGCGGTGCCGTACATCGTCGGGGAGATCAAGCGGTTCTTCCGTGACACGAGCTGGGCCGTGCACGTGCCGCGGCGCCTCCAGGAGCTTCGGGTCGACCTCGCCAAGGCGAAGGAGTCCCTGGCGGGCGACCTCGACCGGGACCCCACGGTGCGGGAGCTGGCAGAGACCCTGGGGATCGAGGAGTCCGAGGTCACGGAGGGGATCGTCGCCTCCAACGGCTACACGGCGGGTTCCCTGGACATGCCGACCGACAGCGCGGAGAGCGGGCCCCGCCAGGCCGCCGGGCGGACCTTCGCCGATGTGCTGGGCGAGCCGGACCCCGCCATGGAGGCCGTGGAGAATCTCCACGCACTCGCGCCCCTTCTGGGCGAACTGGACGAGCGGGAACGCCGGATCATCGACATGCGCTTCGGCCAGGAGATGACCCAGGCGCAGATCGGGGCGGAGCTCGGGATATCGCAGATGCATGTGTCCCGGCTGCTGAGCCGGATGCTGGGCAAGCTGCGGAACGG is a window from the Streptomyces sp. MMBL 11-1 genome containing:
- a CDS encoding NAD(P)-dependent alcohol dehydrogenase, with protein sequence MKAVQYRAVGAAPEVVTVPDPEPGPGQVLLKVTAAGVCHSDIAVMSWPADQIPFPLPLTLGHEGVGTVAALGDGVDGFAPGDSVAVYGPWGCGTCVNCAEGKENYCLRAKELGIMPPGLGAPGAMAEYMIVDDPRHLIPIGDLDPVKTVPLTDAGLTPYHAIVRSRAKLVPGSTAVVIGTGGLGHVAIQLLRAMTAARVIALDVTEDKLALARTVGAHETVLSDEKAAARVMELTGGLGAHVVLDFVGAPPTVATAGAAARVDGDVTIVGIGGGALPVGFGALPYGTNVSAPYWGSRKELAEVLDLAHAGAVDVHVETYSLDEAPLAYERLHDGRINGRAVILPGG
- a CDS encoding SDR family NAD(P)-dependent oxidoreductase → MSTETSTEHSSTPAAEAKAEARAEFAGRTALVTGGASGIGLALARRLAAGGAAVVVADYDEESARKTAAELESTGARAAAVAMDVTDPASVEAGVRFAVDTFGALHLAVNNAGIAGPSSPTGEYPVEDWNRVVATNLSGVFHSMRYELPAIVAAGGGAIVNMSSILGTNGFAGSPAYVAAKHGVVGLTKTAALEYAGQNVRINAVGPGFIDTPLLRDTDPEAREHLISRHPAGRLGTAEEVAELAAFLLSDKASFIHGSYHLVDGGYSAP
- a CDS encoding TetR family transcriptional regulator, which translates into the protein MTPERKIPERRSRKARRTRDTLAQAAFELVLDRGLRNVTVEEIAEAADVDRRTFSRYFPSKEAAALDSLRGDGDRINAALRARPAPEPPLLAYRRAVLDWLADPGAEPWHRRPRIFDLLVVAEEEPTLYAVFHHIRVDAQEDSVAIVADRLGVDPRRDIRPAVTVAAGAGALLAAQAAWVRGGQPDALPGLVAEAFDALAADLLGEPRLAPGRHSGAPEQHTSTTSTTEEAERTEATS
- a CDS encoding PP2C family protein-serine/threonine phosphatase codes for the protein MAQKRNGVRHRGGGVPGADAGVAAVSQSRIGNWALAGGLALLTVLVVLLDDTTGDDLRVVPLLVVVPALASVYCSLRQTIWVAVWITTVVVGFRVGADGTFWDFVFGIGFAVLACALGVAACAARIRHGTEMARLRSAAVALQRQILRPLPLATGDIFADGLYEPMEEDRFVGGDIYEVVESPYGTRVIIGDVQGKGLAAIGAGFAAIAAFREAAIREPTLTGVVDALEDAVVRHNVFSAQTGEAERFVTALVLGFDEGGRVAAVNCGHLPPLLLHDGRASAVTLHRTYVPLGLAGLSQETRTTESFDFPPGATLLAVTDGVTEARDAAGAFYPLDERIGAWARHGPRELLDALHADLEDFSGGVRRDDIAALALRRAPAGSGRPAVSSDAVPGVTALQDPVPGVAVPRDATDAGEGERRTAAV
- a CDS encoding GNAT family N-acetyltransferase, with amino-acid sequence MPQNHAMSRTRIDAPSPLHPLDNPIRSSLTGPHAHFAESRGRILRYPAEVTPWLALPDAPDAPDWADVAALAGPGGSVALAAFQEPPPRDWEIVFRAEGVQLVDASVDAAPDPEAVPLGPRDVPEMLDLVARTRPGPFLPRTVELGTYLGIRRGGALVAMAGERLHPPGWTEISGVCTDESVRGQGLASRLLLAVAHGIRERGETPFLHAAAANTGAVRLYESLGFRLRRRTEFLTALVPATVPSAGGTGT
- a CDS encoding RNA polymerase sigma factor SigF gives rise to the protein MTAQTAQTAQTAGTEQAGATEELPWIEDAGKIAPLDARRLSRPFFDRLQVLEEGTHEYQYARNTLIEMNLSLVRFAANRFRNRGSGDMEDIIQVGTIGLIKAIDRFDLSREVEFTSFAVPYIVGEIKRFFRDTSWAVHVPRRLQELRVDLAKAKESLAGDLDRDPTVRELAETLGIEESEVTEGIVASNGYTAGSLDMPTDSAESGPRQAAGRTFADVLGEPDPAMEAVENLHALAPLLGELDERERRIIDMRFGQEMTQAQIGAELGISQMHVSRLLSRMLGKLRNGMLVQE